Proteins encoded together in one Vitis vinifera cultivar Pinot Noir 40024 chromosome 4, ASM3070453v1 window:
- the LOC100247530 gene encoding tRNA (guanine-N(7)-)-methyltransferase has product MLEKEGHSKISKSTHLPRKRFYRARAHSNPLSDSHFPVPISPSHVDYSVHFPQLFSSSDEGGDSKKIEFADVGCGFGGLLISLSTLFPETLMIGMEIRDKVTEYVKERILALRVANPGQYQNVSVVRTNSMKYIPNYFGKGQLSKMFFLFPDPHFKEKNHRRRVISTHLLDEYAYVLGIGGIIYTITDVEELGDWMKDCLEGHPMFEAITEAELEGDPVVKLLSSATEEGQKVARNGGQTFQAVYRRIAPSL; this is encoded by the coding sequence ATGTTGGAGAAGGAGGGGCATTCGAAAATTAGCAAGTCTACTCATCTACCTCGGAAGCGATTCTACCGAGCACGAGCTCACAGTAATCCACTGAGTGACTCTCATTTCCCGGTCCCGATTTCCCCTTCTCATGTCGACTATTCTGTTCACTTTCCTCAGCTTTTTTCATCATCGGATGAAGGGGGTGATTCCAAAAAAATCGAGTTTGCGGATGTTGGTTGCGGTTTTGGAGGGCTTCTAATTAGTCTTTCCACCCTCTTCCCTGAGACTCTGATGATTGGGATGGAAATTAGGGATAAGGTGACGGAGTACGTCAAGGAACGGATCTTGGCCTTGAGGGTGGCAAACCCGGGTCAGTACCAGAATGTGTCAGTGGTTCGGACTAATTCTATGAAATACATCCCGAATTACTTTGGTAAAGGGCAGCTTTCGAAGATGTTCTTCCTGTTCCCTGACCCTCACTTCAAAGAGAAGAACCATCGTCGCAGGGTGATTAGCACACACTTGCTAGATGAGTATGCATATGTTCTTGGTATTGGTGGGATTATCTACACAATTACAGATGTGGAAGAGCTTGGAGATTGGATGAAGGATTGTTTGGAGGGTCACCCTATGTTTGAAGCCATCACAGAGGCAGAACTTGAAGGAGATCCAGTGGTAAAGCTCTTGAGTTCTGCTACAGAGGAAGGGCAAAAGGTTGCTAGGAATGGGGGACAGACTTTCCAAGCGGTTTACAGGCGCATTGCTCCATCCCTATGA
- the LOC104878990 gene encoding uncharacterized protein LOC104878990, whose protein sequence is MPAAETRKCSTKYDDYGCEPVVASSAYATSGPNPLCKRRRLQKNSVVILSVEAETNEGPISTYERGTPDLEIDNLSILNCDLCSPIKCTKSLEAISSLEPVPVSNEHRRIWSNSEIVVSAISKTDFSDATQCPSSDVSDLDSSSEDHSVKHACISTLRSQELLEVLGISGNSNSSQPCKLCGHSENILNMLICDNCEEAFHATCCYPRIKMMPIDEWFCHNCSKLKSKVSLEATFLKSHCISLERATSKFDLGPIASMLKHPEKHISRVRIGKAFQAEVPDWSGPISNGINSVDEAVEMDPPETISLHLNTNKCSKLNIMANWLQCREVLHDGSRKWFRGTICGKWRRAPLFEIQTDDWDCSCSVRWDPTHSDCAVPQELGTDQVLAHLKSLELLKPRLAVRRGMT, encoded by the exons ATGCCTGCTGCTGAAACTCGGAAGTGCAGTACCAAATATGATGATTATGGCTGTGAACCAGTAGTTGCTAGCAGTGCATATGCAACCTCCGGACCCAACCCTTTGTGCAAGCGAAGAAGGCTCCAGAAAAATTCTGTTGTCATTTTATCAGTGGAGGCAGAAACAAATGAAGGGCCTATATCTACATATGAGAGAGGCACTCCGGATTTGGAAATTGACAATTTGTCAATCCTCAATTGTGATCTTTGTTCACCAATCAAATGTACGAAGAGTCTAGAGGCTATTTCATCGTTAGAACCTGTACCTGTTAGTAATGAGCATAGGCGTATATGGTCAAACTCAGAAATAGTTGTTTCTGCCATCTCAAAGACCGATTTTTCTGATGCTACACAGTGCCCCAGCTCGGATGTTTCTGACTTGGATTCATCAAGTGAAGATCACTCAGTGAAACATGCATGCATTTCTACACTGAGGAGTCAGGAGCTTCTTGAAGTTCTGGGAATTAGTGGGAATAGCAATTCATCCCAACCATGTAAATTATGCGGTCATTCAGAAAATATTCTGAATATGCTAATTTGTGATAATTGTGAAGAGGCATTTCATGCAACTTGCTGCTATCCCAGGATAAAGATGATGCCAATTGATGAATGGTTCTGCCATAATTGTTCAAAATTGAAATCTAAAGTATCATTGGAGGCTACTTTCCTAAAGTCGCATTGCATCAGCTTGGAAAGAGCAACATCTAAGTTTGACTTAGGTCCCATAGCATCCATGTTGAAACACCCTGAGAAGCATATATCACGTGTTCGAATTGGTAAAGCTTTTCAAGCGGAAGTTCCTGACTGGTCTGGCCCTATCTCCAA TGGTATTAATTCTGTGGATGAAGCAGTGGAAATGGATCCCCCAGAGACCATCAGTTTGCAT tTGAACACTAACAAGTGTTCAAAGCTCAACATTATGGCCAACTGGCTTCAATGTCGAGAAGTCCTGCATGATGGTTCAAGAAAATGGTTCAGAGGGACTATTTGTGGAAAGTGGCGCAG AGCTCCACTATTTGAAATTCAAACTGATGACTGGGACTGTTCATGTTCTGTCCGCTGGGACCCGACCCATTCTGATTGTGCTGTTCCCCAG gAATTGGGAACAGATCAAGTTCTAGCACATCTAAAGTCTTTAGAATTG
- the LOC100242157 gene encoding RNA-binding KH domain-containing protein PEPPER, with translation MASVDPTAASASGRKPAEKWPGWPGQNAFRLIVPGSAVGSIIGREGKIIKRISEGTGARIHVISLPAGTTDCIVLISAKEQPHLRLSPAMEAVIEVFKRVTGLYPIDGNGMCSKASEVKLSSVTFLVGYSQALSIIGKEGSRVRAIEESSGTTVGILSRGCAGVPFYVSPDERIIKIQGQVLKVMAAMEAVLYHLRLYLVDSSVIPAFSEKCKTGISQADQSLSLHHSTPAHQPGADSMYSLPLLGHEAKVEAKIPSSYSSLYAQEPVLGGLPLRRSDRAAAPAQRTERIKIPFSAAKDIIGIAGETIDHIRRTSGSIITIEEDRSLPDEYILEVRGTTSQLQTAQQLIEELLESHHQPGREGSIYDNMDAGLSSNSQFALPTHPLSPFSPQYRFPSQPSGENGISSAGEHTGSRFWKGDQISE, from the exons ATGGCCTCGGTGGATCCCACAGCAGCTTCAGCAAGCGGCAGAAAACCGGCGGAGAAGTGGCCGGGATGGCCCGGCCAGAACGCTTTCCGACTCATCGTGCCGGGCTCGGCTGTCGGCTCCATCATCGGGCGCGAAGGGAAGATCATCAAGAGGATCTCCGAAGGAACCGGCGCTCGAATCCACGTCATTTCTCTTCCCGCCGGAACCACTGATTGCATC GTACTGATATCGGCGAAGGAACAGCCACACTTACGGCTATCCCCAGCAATGGAAGCTGTAATAGAAGTATTCAAGCGAGTTACTGGGCTGTACCCCATTGATGGCAATGGGATGTGCTCAAAAGCTTCTGAGGTTAAACTAAGCTCGGTGACATTCTTAGTAGGGTATTCACAAGCCCTTTCGATAATAGGAAAAGAAGGATCAAGAGTTAGAGCAATCGAAGAAAGCTCAGGCACCACAGTAGGGATTTTATCACGAG gTTGCGCAGGAGTACCATTTTATGTGAGCCCGGATGAAAGAATCATAAAAATTCAGGGTCAGGTTTTGAAGGTGATGGCAGCAATGGAAGCAGTACTGTATCATCTGAGGCTGTACTTAGTAGACAGCAGTGTCATACCGGCATTCAGCGAAAAG TGCAAGACTGGTATCTCGCAGGCCGATCAAAGCCTCTCATTGCATCATTCTACCCCTGCCCATCAGCCTGGAGCTGATTCCATGTATTCCCTTCCCTTGTTGGGGCATGAAGCCAAGGTGGAGGCAAAAATCCCTAGCTCTTATTCCTCATTGTATGCCCAAGAGCCTGTGCTTGGTGGATTACCCTTGAGGAGGTCTGACCGTGCCGCTGCGCCTGCTCAG AGAACGGAAAGAATAAAAATCCCTTTCTCAGCTGCCAAGGATATCATTGGCATTGCTGGCGAAACTATTGACCACATCCGTCGGACGAGTGGATCCATCATCACAATAGAAGAGGATAGAAGCCTACCTGACGAGTACATTCTAGAAGTGAGGGGCACAACCTCACAGCTCCAAACAGCTCAACAGCTCATTGAG GAGCTTCTTGAGAGCCATCACCAGCCAGGAAGGGAGGGAAGTATCTATGACAACATGGATGCTGGATTAAGTTCCAACTCCCAGTTTGCACTACCCACCCACCCTCTTTCTCCCTTCTCACCCCAATATCGCTTCCCATCTCAACCATCAGGGGAAAACGGAATTTCAAGTGCAGGTGAGCACACTGGTTCGAGGTTTTGGAAGGGTGATCAGATTTCAGAATAA